One stretch of Zerene cesonia ecotype Mississippi chromosome 20, Zerene_cesonia_1.1, whole genome shotgun sequence DNA includes these proteins:
- the LOC119834973 gene encoding uncharacterized protein LOC119834973 isoform X1, translated as MGRDVSFVRSLSLCSGSIKSEVSGAQRGRERHAAHADAHGGRLAARAQPPRPLSSPRTNDAMELADVPRHRPLAFDKMECLVKEMQDPVTGVPIRSQKLFLTFIPSAFMGCDLVEWLMERFHYEDGTNVEAVNLGNLLCQYGYFFPVNDLKNLVFKDDSSLYRFQSPYYWPWQAPRVAGSGSSAPTLGPDNIEYAIYLVKRTLRNKQRHGLEDYEQEALANLKKNLAAKWDFITMQAEEQVRVRLAKERKKGDKIISDSQERAYWRVARPPPGVPSALEPCPVPVRSRQPKAKKRTIPQLQREIEHLKASLDRTRVKTSVALEALMAYSETYAPYDPWLTQPQPSNPWISDDTLFWQINSPIVEIPSEKRVQRWALSIEELVSDPTGLQEFTSFLRKEYSHENIRFWLAVMDLRRSSTKQIPKKLDEIFEEFLTPGAPCEINIDGATAERVAEARRSGSRYALDHAADHVYGLLLKKDCYPRFIRSDHFQRLLTEGRNVYQKKAKFFNFGGQVKKKPSSTSGSGGSGSGTGLSRRRGSDRSLSGSAHELAVCAVQPPRPPEPPPHSHSQSNLCDIPFRDPLDDDTSEVLPWETSTREGPYGGVRRRQDSTADSGSSSSDVSAAVGSGERMRRLPQQSTLDGGLRGAPPPLRRLSAVEPRHLAPLASPPHSPRQKRITAIQPSVSHTQTSAHHPTPTISVSSAPDEESGDSPPRTISPDERRSLIHSEEPSSVFASTDVTPTEPGHVFVERAIVEVGGDSIEVRTENVKDVIPDNLENDDTADVTCQELSKTITDTNANSKSFSDNVTSTPPFSRETSLVKETNPASQLENVKRTSSELSDIPGDTIRSTVNRHDATPAQNVITRVIVSQKSTEVMSPPLSIISDKESVRSTSEVLRFPIAPLATCEDIGVEDDSVDKVPLVQRVAGDSNTVSENVKTVAHVDELSSVSETDNIVKRDSKSTISERKQRNDICPWEDENSCESDAPFVKTYATLGYL; from the exons ATGGAATGTTTGGTTAAGGAAATGCAAGATCCAGTTACAGGTGTACCAATACGTAGTCAAAAACTATTTCTCACCTTTATTCCATCTGCTTTTATGG gaTGTGATCTTGTCGAATGGCTAATGGAAAGGTTTCACTATGAAGATGGCACAAATG tcGAAGCTGTAAATTTAGGCAATCTTCTATGTCAATACGGTTACTTCTTTCCTGTCAACGATCTGAAAAATCTAGTTTTTAAAGATGATTCTTCTCTATATCGATTTCAA AGCCCTTACTACTGGCCTTGGCAAGCGCCAAGAGTGGCTGGGAGCGGGTCGAGTGCGCCCACACTCGGCCCGGACAACATCGAGTACGCTATATACTTAGTGAAGCGCACCCTCCGCAACAAACAGCGGCACGGCCTAGAGGACTACGAGCAGGAAGCACTCGCTAACCTCAAGAAGAACCTCGCAGCTAAGTGGGACTTTATCACCATGCAGGCTGAAGAACAGGTTCGG GTCCGTCTAGCCAAAGAGCGGAAAAAGGGTGACAAAATAATTAGCGATAGCCAAGAGCGTGCCTACTGGCGCGTTGCAAGGCCGCCCCCCGGCGTGCCGAGCGCATTGGAACCTTGCCCAGTGCCAGTGCGCTCACGGCAACCTAAGGCTAAGAAACGGACAATACCACAATTACAACGAGAA ATTGAACACCTCAAAGCAAGCCTGGATCGCACAAGAGTGAAAACTTCGGTAGCTTTGGAAGCGCTCATGGCGTATTCAGAAACTTATGCACCTTACGATCCTTGGCTTACGCAACCACAACCTTCCAATCCTTGGATAAGCGACGACACTCTCTTTTGGCAGATAAATAGTCcaat agTGGAAATACCTAGTGAGAAACGGGTGCAGCGATGGGCACTGTCGATAGAAGAACTTGTATCAGATCCTACAGGTCTGCAAGAATTCACAAGTTTTCTTAGAAAGGAGTACTCCCATGAAAATATACGATTTTGGCTTGCTGTTATGGATTTACGAAGGAGCAGTACTAAGCAAATACCTAAGAAACTTGATGAAATCTTCGA AGAATTCCTTACGCCCGGAGCGCCGTGCGAGATTAATATCGACGGTGCGACCGCTGAACGCGTGGCAGAAGCACGTCGAAGCGGATCCCGGTATGCGCTTGACCACGCCGCAGACCACGTGTATGGACTTCTGCTGAAAAAGGACTGCTATCCCCGCTTTATACGCTCGGATCACTTTCAACGTCTCCTTACCGAGGGGAGAAATGTTTATCAGAAGAAGGCTAA ATTCTTCAATTTTGGTGGACAAGTGAAGAAGAAGCCTAGCTCCACCAGTGGTAGTGGTGGAAGTGGGAGCGGTACAGGTCTATCCAGAAGACGTGGATCTGACCGCTCGCTGTCAGGTTCAGCGCATGAGTTGGCAGTGTGCGCTGTGCAGCCACCGCGGCCGCCTGAACCACCGCCACATAGCCACTCTCAGTCTAACCTTTGTGATATTCCCTTCag aGACCCTTTGGATGATGACACATCTGAAGTGTTACCCTGGGAAACTTCAACACGGGAAGGACCTTACGGTGGAGTTAGACGGCGACAAGATTCAACGGCTGATTCAGGCAGTTCATCGTCAGATGTTAGTGCAGCTGTAGGAAGTGGAGAAAGAATGAGACGGCTTCCTCAGCAAAGTACATTAGATGGTGGACTCCGAGGGGCACCGCCACCGTTACGAAGACTTTCTGCTGTAGAACCAAGGCATTTGGCACCGCTTGCGTCACCTCCACATTCTCCTCGACAAAAGCGTATAACTGCTATACAGCCATCAGTTTCTCATACACAAACTTCAGCGCACCATCCTACCCCAACTATCAGTGTAAGTTCTGCTCCTGATGAAGAATCAGGTGACTCTCCTCCGAGAACAATCTCTCCTGATGAGCGCCGCTCTCTTATACACTCTGAAGAACCATCATCAGTGTTTGCTTCAACAGATGTAACTCCAACTGAACCTGGCCATGTATTTGTAGAACGCGCTATCGTTGAAGTCGGTGGAGATTCTATTGAAGTAAGAACTGAGAATGTAAAAGACGTAATTCCAGATAATCTTGAAAATGATGATACTGCAGATGTCACTTGTCAAGAATTATCGAAAACGATTACAGATACAAATGCTAATTCAAAATCTTTTAGTGATAACGTTACCTCAACCCCCCCATTCTCTCGAGAGACATCTTTGGTGAAAGAAACGAATCCGGCCTCGCAattagaaaatgtaaaaagaacATCTTCTGAATTATCAGATATTCCAGGAGATACAATAAGGAGTACTGTCAACAGACACGATGCTACTCCAGCTCAAAACGTTATAACGCGTGTTATTGTAAGTCAGAAGAGTACGGAAGTTATGTCGCCACCTCTTAGCATAATTTCAGATAAAGAAAGTGTGCGATCGACCTCGGAAGTGCTTCGATTTCCAATAGCACCTCTAGCTACTTGTGAAGACATAGGAGTGGAAGATGATAGTGTAGATAAAGTGCCTTTGGTACAGAGAGTCGCTGGGGATTCCAATACGGTGTCTGAAAATGTGAAAACAGTTGCTCATGTGGACGAACTATCTTCCGTGTCTGAAACTGATAATATTGTTAAGCGTGATAGCAAAAGCACAATCAGTGAACGTAAACAGAGGAATGACATTTGTCCTTGGGAAGACGA GAATTCCTGTGAGAGTGACGCTCCATTTGTTAAAACTTATGCAACTCttggttatttataa
- the LOC119834973 gene encoding uncharacterized protein LOC119834973 isoform X4 — protein sequence MSSIDEFVHSSTWLIKVSGAQRGRERHAAHADAHGGRLAARAQPPRPLSSPRTNDAMELADVPRHRPLAFDKMECLVKEMQDPVTGVPIRSQKLFLTFIPSAFMGCDLVEWLMERFHYEDGTNVEAVNLGNLLCQYGYFFPVNDLKNLVFKDDSSLYRFQSPYYWPWQAPRVAGSGSSAPTLGPDNIEYAIYLVKRTLRNKQRHGLEDYEQEALANLKKNLAAKWDFITMQAEEQVRLAKERKKGDKIISDSQERAYWRVARPPPGVPSALEPCPVPVRSRQPKAKKRTIPQLQREIEHLKASLDRTRVKTSVALEALMAYSETYAPYDPWLTQPQPSNPWISDDTLFWQINSPIVEIPSEKRVQRWALSIEELVSDPTGLQEFTSFLRKEYSHENIRFWLAVMDLRRSSTKQIPKKLDEIFEEFLTPGAPCEINIDGATAERVAEARRSGSRYALDHAADHVYGLLLKKDCYPRFIRSDHFQRLLTEGRNVYQKKAKFFNFGGQVKKKPSSTSGSGGSGSGTGLSRRRGSDRSLSGSAHELAVCAVQPPRPPEPPPHSHSQSNLCDIPFRDPLDDDTSEVLPWETSTREGPYGGVRRRQDSTADSGSSSSDVSAAVGSGERMRRLPQQSTLDGGLRGAPPPLRRLSAVEPRHLAPLASPPHSPRQKRITAIQPSVSHTQTSAHHPTPTISVSSAPDEESGDSPPRTISPDERRSLIHSEEPSSVFASTDVTPTEPGHVFVERAIVEVGGDSIEVRTENVKDVIPDNLENDDTADVTCQELSKTITDTNANSKSFSDNVTSTPPFSRETSLVKETNPASQLENVKRTSSELSDIPGDTIRSTVNRHDATPAQNVITRVIVSQKSTEVMSPPLSIISDKESVRSTSEVLRFPIAPLATCEDIGVEDDSVDKVPLVQRVAGDSNTVSENVKTVAHVDELSSVSETDNIVKRDSKSTISERKQRNDICPWEDENSCESDAPFVKTYATLGYL from the exons ATGGAATGTTTGGTTAAGGAAATGCAAGATCCAGTTACAGGTGTACCAATACGTAGTCAAAAACTATTTCTCACCTTTATTCCATCTGCTTTTATGG gaTGTGATCTTGTCGAATGGCTAATGGAAAGGTTTCACTATGAAGATGGCACAAATG tcGAAGCTGTAAATTTAGGCAATCTTCTATGTCAATACGGTTACTTCTTTCCTGTCAACGATCTGAAAAATCTAGTTTTTAAAGATGATTCTTCTCTATATCGATTTCAA AGCCCTTACTACTGGCCTTGGCAAGCGCCAAGAGTGGCTGGGAGCGGGTCGAGTGCGCCCACACTCGGCCCGGACAACATCGAGTACGCTATATACTTAGTGAAGCGCACCCTCCGCAACAAACAGCGGCACGGCCTAGAGGACTACGAGCAGGAAGCACTCGCTAACCTCAAGAAGAACCTCGCAGCTAAGTGGGACTTTATCACCATGCAGGCTGAAGAACAG GTCCGTCTAGCCAAAGAGCGGAAAAAGGGTGACAAAATAATTAGCGATAGCCAAGAGCGTGCCTACTGGCGCGTTGCAAGGCCGCCCCCCGGCGTGCCGAGCGCATTGGAACCTTGCCCAGTGCCAGTGCGCTCACGGCAACCTAAGGCTAAGAAACGGACAATACCACAATTACAACGAGAA ATTGAACACCTCAAAGCAAGCCTGGATCGCACAAGAGTGAAAACTTCGGTAGCTTTGGAAGCGCTCATGGCGTATTCAGAAACTTATGCACCTTACGATCCTTGGCTTACGCAACCACAACCTTCCAATCCTTGGATAAGCGACGACACTCTCTTTTGGCAGATAAATAGTCcaat agTGGAAATACCTAGTGAGAAACGGGTGCAGCGATGGGCACTGTCGATAGAAGAACTTGTATCAGATCCTACAGGTCTGCAAGAATTCACAAGTTTTCTTAGAAAGGAGTACTCCCATGAAAATATACGATTTTGGCTTGCTGTTATGGATTTACGAAGGAGCAGTACTAAGCAAATACCTAAGAAACTTGATGAAATCTTCGA AGAATTCCTTACGCCCGGAGCGCCGTGCGAGATTAATATCGACGGTGCGACCGCTGAACGCGTGGCAGAAGCACGTCGAAGCGGATCCCGGTATGCGCTTGACCACGCCGCAGACCACGTGTATGGACTTCTGCTGAAAAAGGACTGCTATCCCCGCTTTATACGCTCGGATCACTTTCAACGTCTCCTTACCGAGGGGAGAAATGTTTATCAGAAGAAGGCTAA ATTCTTCAATTTTGGTGGACAAGTGAAGAAGAAGCCTAGCTCCACCAGTGGTAGTGGTGGAAGTGGGAGCGGTACAGGTCTATCCAGAAGACGTGGATCTGACCGCTCGCTGTCAGGTTCAGCGCATGAGTTGGCAGTGTGCGCTGTGCAGCCACCGCGGCCGCCTGAACCACCGCCACATAGCCACTCTCAGTCTAACCTTTGTGATATTCCCTTCag aGACCCTTTGGATGATGACACATCTGAAGTGTTACCCTGGGAAACTTCAACACGGGAAGGACCTTACGGTGGAGTTAGACGGCGACAAGATTCAACGGCTGATTCAGGCAGTTCATCGTCAGATGTTAGTGCAGCTGTAGGAAGTGGAGAAAGAATGAGACGGCTTCCTCAGCAAAGTACATTAGATGGTGGACTCCGAGGGGCACCGCCACCGTTACGAAGACTTTCTGCTGTAGAACCAAGGCATTTGGCACCGCTTGCGTCACCTCCACATTCTCCTCGACAAAAGCGTATAACTGCTATACAGCCATCAGTTTCTCATACACAAACTTCAGCGCACCATCCTACCCCAACTATCAGTGTAAGTTCTGCTCCTGATGAAGAATCAGGTGACTCTCCTCCGAGAACAATCTCTCCTGATGAGCGCCGCTCTCTTATACACTCTGAAGAACCATCATCAGTGTTTGCTTCAACAGATGTAACTCCAACTGAACCTGGCCATGTATTTGTAGAACGCGCTATCGTTGAAGTCGGTGGAGATTCTATTGAAGTAAGAACTGAGAATGTAAAAGACGTAATTCCAGATAATCTTGAAAATGATGATACTGCAGATGTCACTTGTCAAGAATTATCGAAAACGATTACAGATACAAATGCTAATTCAAAATCTTTTAGTGATAACGTTACCTCAACCCCCCCATTCTCTCGAGAGACATCTTTGGTGAAAGAAACGAATCCGGCCTCGCAattagaaaatgtaaaaagaacATCTTCTGAATTATCAGATATTCCAGGAGATACAATAAGGAGTACTGTCAACAGACACGATGCTACTCCAGCTCAAAACGTTATAACGCGTGTTATTGTAAGTCAGAAGAGTACGGAAGTTATGTCGCCACCTCTTAGCATAATTTCAGATAAAGAAAGTGTGCGATCGACCTCGGAAGTGCTTCGATTTCCAATAGCACCTCTAGCTACTTGTGAAGACATAGGAGTGGAAGATGATAGTGTAGATAAAGTGCCTTTGGTACAGAGAGTCGCTGGGGATTCCAATACGGTGTCTGAAAATGTGAAAACAGTTGCTCATGTGGACGAACTATCTTCCGTGTCTGAAACTGATAATATTGTTAAGCGTGATAGCAAAAGCACAATCAGTGAACGTAAACAGAGGAATGACATTTGTCCTTGGGAAGACGA GAATTCCTGTGAGAGTGACGCTCCATTTGTTAAAACTTATGCAACTCttggttatttataa